A DNA window from Capnocytophaga sp. ARDL2 contains the following coding sequences:
- a CDS encoding glycosyltransferase family 2 protein produces the protein MIHYIMLTWNRKAFTKDCFDDFFRKHACKDFRFFIIDNGSTDGTVELLKEIASKDERFFVSYNQENKGLQEYKKLLKIARNFAPSDYIVIVDDDVIEFPTQFDKKMVDAMNAVPELGFLALDVIQDEKTNGAKPTEEHYTLETIHSISLAKGPVGGWCVMMRTSDLKKLRFWLWFKRFSMKNGEDGALSNLIRKKLNKFSAILHSEKCLHATGPYYSKKYGFLERDIEKYKKSNLTEFVEVYSSYRDKND, from the coding sequence ATGATACATTATATTATGCTAACTTGGAATAGAAAAGCCTTTACAAAAGACTGTTTTGATGATTTTTTTAGAAAACATGCTTGTAAAGATTTTCGCTTTTTCATCATCGACAATGGTTCAACAGATGGTACTGTAGAGTTGTTGAAAGAAATTGCGTCCAAAGATGAGCGTTTTTTTGTTTCTTATAATCAAGAAAACAAAGGATTGCAAGAATATAAAAAATTGTTGAAAATTGCGAGAAATTTTGCACCATCAGATTACATAGTCATAGTAGATGATGATGTTATAGAATTTCCTACGCAATTTGACAAAAAAATGGTGGATGCTATGAATGCTGTACCTGAGTTGGGATTTTTGGCTTTAGATGTGATACAAGATGAAAAAACAAATGGGGCAAAACCTACTGAGGAACATTATACTTTAGAAACCATTCATTCGATATCCTTGGCAAAAGGTCCAGTTGGAGGATGGTGTGTGATGATGCGTACATCCGATTTAAAAAAATTGAGATTTTGGTTATGGTTTAAACGTTTTTCTATGAAAAATGGTGAAGATGGTGCTTTGAGTAATTTAATTCGAAAAAAATTAAATAAATTTTCAGCCATTTTACACAGTGAAAAATGCTTGCATGCAACGGGTCCTTACTATTCTAAAAAATATGGATTCCTTGAAAGAGATATTGAAAAATATAAAAAATCAAATCTTACAGAGTTTGTTGAAGTTTATAGTTCCTATAGAGATAAAAATGACTAA
- a CDS encoding anion permease, translating to MNEIIELFSNLHLTQSWLLVAIIVLALGFDYINGFHDAANSIATIVTTRVLTPFQAVFWAAVFNFAAYFISLYVIGEFKIGNTIAKSIDVQFITLEVILAGLVAAILWNLATWKLGIPSSSSHTLIGGFIGAALAFAGGFTGDDGTSVIVYEKVVPIFLFIFGAPFLGLILAYFITVAILWICRKVNPHKAEQWFKRLQLVSSALFSLGHGGNDAQKVMGIIGAAVIYYHINVVPDPEYFKPGVNTFKVFVSHWSWVPLASFLFIGLGTMSGGWKIVKTMGSKITKVTPLEGVAAETAGAFSLYVTEHLGVPVSTTHTITGAIIGVGVTKRISAVRWGVTISLLWAWILTIPVSALVAVLVYYAIKMFI from the coding sequence ATCTTCATCTTACGCAATCTTGGCTTTTGGTTGCCATTATTGTATTAGCATTAGGATTTGACTACATCAATGGGTTTCACGACGCGGCAAACTCTATTGCAACCATAGTTACCACACGTGTGCTAACGCCATTTCAAGCAGTTTTCTGGGCGGCAGTGTTTAACTTTGCTGCATATTTCATTTCACTTTATGTAATTGGTGAATTTAAAATTGGAAATACCATTGCCAAATCTATCGATGTACAATTCATTACTTTAGAGGTAATTTTAGCAGGTTTAGTCGCAGCAATTCTTTGGAATTTAGCTACTTGGAAATTAGGAATTCCTTCTTCATCTTCTCATACATTGATTGGAGGTTTTATTGGTGCAGCCTTGGCATTTGCTGGTGGCTTTACAGGAGATGACGGAACTTCGGTAATTGTTTACGAAAAAGTTGTACCTATCTTTTTATTTATCTTCGGAGCTCCATTTTTAGGATTAATTCTTGCTTATTTTATCACAGTTGCCATACTATGGATTTGCCGTAAAGTAAATCCACATAAGGCAGAACAATGGTTCAAACGATTACAATTGGTTTCTTCTGCTTTATTTTCTCTTGGCCACGGAGGAAACGATGCACAGAAAGTAATGGGTATCATTGGTGCAGCAGTGATTTATTATCACATCAATGTAGTTCCAGACCCTGAATATTTCAAACCGGGTGTAAATACTTTCAAGGTATTTGTAAGTCATTGGTCTTGGGTACCATTAGCCTCCTTCTTATTCATCGGTTTAGGAACTATGAGTGGGGGTTGGAAAATCGTAAAAACGATGGGGTCTAAAATTACTAAAGTTACTCCTTTAGAAGGAGTTGCAGCGGAAACAGCAGGTGCCTTTTCATTGTATGTAACCGAGCATTTGGGAGTGCCTGTTTCTACAACTCATACAATTACCGGAGCTATTATAGGGGTAGGAGTAACCAAGAGAATTTCAGCTGTACGCTGGGGAGTTACCATTAGCCTACTTTGGGCTTGGATATTGACCATTCCCGTAAGTGCATTGGTAGCTGTGTTGGTTTATTACGCAATCAAAATGTTTATCTAA